A section of the Streptomyces sp. Je 1-369 genome encodes:
- a CDS encoding DUF6205 family protein, with protein sequence MGYTTHVQGEFTIGPPLTWNEIQASPFEPVGRGRYGAVDIDLDLRVEESSVDTDEGTLVRRTGTAFVMRHIDEYRARDLVEQVQRCIDLFPGHTFTGRLDCEGDENTDLWRVVVRDGRAVRIEPRIIWPDEDGTQ encoded by the coding sequence ATGGGCTACACCACGCACGTCCAAGGCGAGTTCACTATCGGGCCGCCCCTCACCTGGAACGAGATCCAGGCCAGCCCTTTCGAGCCTGTCGGGCGCGGCCGGTACGGCGCGGTGGATATCGACCTCGACCTCCGTGTCGAGGAGAGCTCCGTCGACACCGACGAGGGCACTCTCGTCCGCCGTACCGGGACGGCCTTCGTCATGCGGCACATCGACGAGTACCGGGCACGCGATCTCGTCGAACAGGTACAGCGCTGCATCGACCTGTTCCCCGGCCACACGTTCACCGGCCGCCTGGACTGTGAGGGCGACGAGAACACCGACCTGTGGCGCGTCGTGGTCCGCGACGGCCGCGCGGTCCGTATCGAGCCCCGCATCATCTGGCCCGACGAGGACGGTACCCAGTGA
- a CDS encoding WhiB family transcriptional regulator: MIRHTTYQRATPDTPTADDWRRRGACTAVKPEVMFPGTIPADIAAAKAVCEHCPVYRTCLRDIIRHEGARHPDNRHGVVAALTGPERFAVWRQLKRRGAIA, from the coding sequence ATGATCCGCCACACCACCTACCAGCGCGCCACCCCCGACACCCCCACCGCCGACGACTGGCGCAGGCGCGGCGCCTGCACAGCCGTCAAGCCCGAGGTCATGTTCCCCGGCACCATCCCCGCGGACATCGCCGCCGCCAAGGCCGTCTGCGAACACTGCCCCGTCTACCGCACCTGCCTGCGCGACATCATCCGCCACGAAGGCGCACGCCACCCCGACAACCGGCACGGCGTCGTCGCCGCCCTCACCGGACCCGAACGCTTTGCCGTATGGCGCCAGTTGAAGCGCCGCGGAGCGATCGCGTGA
- a CDS encoding DNA-methyltransferase, translating to MASPPPYYQDDHVTLLLGDALYVLRTLPDTSVDCIVTSPPYYGLRDYGTPGQYGAEATPAEYVETMRALFAEARRVLAEDGTLWLNLGDSYVCSPKGSESKVNSLNGRSNHLTTPAGSGGKSGGGLSAKQLIGIPWRVAFALQDDDWILRNEIIWDKPNAMPESVRDRLSSRHEHLFLLTKSPRYAFDLDAVREPHSAPDRTAGANAFRARDLNHQRTGTGSYTGPHARGRNPGDVWSMSTRPYPAAHFATFPIDLPLRCIKAGCRPGGTVLDPFSGSGTTGAAARQLGRKYIGIDLNAAYHDLAKERFAQGVLDFDATA from the coding sequence ATGGCCAGCCCACCGCCCTACTACCAGGACGATCACGTGACGTTGCTGCTTGGCGACGCTCTCTACGTCCTGCGCACGCTGCCTGACACCTCGGTCGACTGCATCGTCACCAGCCCCCCGTACTACGGGCTCCGCGACTACGGCACACCCGGCCAGTACGGGGCGGAGGCGACGCCGGCCGAGTACGTCGAGACGATGCGGGCCCTGTTCGCCGAGGCGCGGCGTGTGCTCGCTGAGGACGGGACGCTGTGGCTCAACCTGGGGGACAGCTACGTATGCAGTCCCAAGGGCAGCGAGTCCAAGGTCAACAGCCTGAACGGGCGCAGCAACCACCTGACAACGCCCGCCGGGAGCGGAGGGAAGAGTGGCGGCGGGCTGTCCGCGAAGCAGCTGATCGGCATCCCGTGGCGCGTCGCGTTCGCGCTCCAAGACGACGACTGGATTCTCCGGAACGAGATCATCTGGGACAAGCCGAACGCGATGCCCGAATCCGTCCGCGATCGACTTTCATCCCGGCATGAGCACCTCTTCCTGCTCACCAAGTCGCCGCGCTATGCCTTCGACTTGGACGCAGTCCGCGAGCCGCACTCGGCGCCGGATCGGACTGCCGGGGCCAACGCATTCCGCGCCCGGGACCTCAACCACCAGCGCACCGGCACGGGCTCTTACACCGGGCCGCACGCTCGCGGCCGGAACCCTGGCGACGTGTGGTCGATGAGCACCCGCCCGTATCCGGCCGCGCACTTCGCGACGTTCCCGATCGATCTGCCGCTTCGCTGCATCAAGGCCGGCTGCCGCCCCGGCGGGACCGTGCTCGACCCCTTCAGCGGCTCCGGCACGACCGGCGCCGCAGCCCGGCAGCTTGGCCGGAAGTACATCGGGATCGACCTCAACGCCGCCTACCACGACCTCGCTAAGGAGCGGTTCGCGCAGGGGGTCCTCGACTTCGACGCCACGGCGTGA